A DNA window from Gemmatimonas sp. contains the following coding sequences:
- the ccsA gene encoding cytochrome c biogenesis protein CcsA yields the protein MATSAATITPDKMPEVKPVDGFLALALVAVLAVCVRAIWFTPVDAMLGAAQKIFYVHVPSAIMGLYVACGLLAVSSIGYLWIKDERLDRLAEASAEVGLLFMGIVLATGPVWARTSWGTWWVWEARITSTLFLWLLVLGYLVLRGAVESPENRARLSAVMGSLAALLVPFIHLTVKLFRGMHPGPVVLKPEKPSLPPEMLATFLMALAAFALLFFALLRVRFRWATLRDARAALEAA from the coding sequence CCTTGCCCTCGTTGCGGTGCTCGCGGTCTGCGTGCGCGCGATCTGGTTCACGCCGGTCGATGCCATGCTGGGCGCGGCCCAGAAGATTTTCTACGTGCACGTGCCATCGGCCATCATGGGGTTGTACGTGGCCTGCGGGCTGCTCGCGGTGTCGAGCATTGGCTACCTGTGGATCAAGGACGAGCGACTCGATCGGCTGGCGGAGGCCAGCGCCGAAGTCGGGCTGCTGTTCATGGGCATCGTGCTGGCCACGGGACCGGTGTGGGCGCGCACCAGCTGGGGCACCTGGTGGGTGTGGGAGGCGCGCATCACCAGCACGCTCTTTCTGTGGCTCCTCGTGCTCGGCTACCTGGTCCTCCGCGGCGCCGTGGAGAGCCCGGAAAACCGCGCGCGCCTCTCGGCGGTCATGGGGTCGCTGGCCGCGCTGCTGGTGCCGTTCATCCATCTCACGGTGAAGCTGTTTCGCGGCATGCACCCCGGTCCGGTGGTGCTGAAGCCGGAGAAGCCGTCGTTGCCCCCCGAAATGCTGGCCACGTTCCTCATGGCGCTCGCCGCATTCGCGCTGCTGTTCTTTGCGCTGCTGCGTGTGCGGTTCCGCTGGGCCACGCTGCGTGATGCGCGCGCGGCGCTGGAGGCCGCGTGA